The genomic segment CTGGTCGGCGCCAACGAGCTGGCGGACAGGATCCGTGAAATCCTGCAGGTCGGTCGTCGTGACGAAACCGCCGCGCCATGGCTGTTGCTGCTGGAAATACTGCACCTGCTCAATCTTGAGCAAGCCTATGAAGACACAAGCATCGACTATTCGATAACCTTTGAAGTCTCGCCACCGCCGTTTGTAGCGCCGCACACCAAGATCATCACCGCCGCTGAAGACAATGGCCAGGTCTCCAATGCAGCTGGCAACAACAGCTTGCTGATGCCAATCCTGATAGAAGGCCGCACAGAAGACCTGCTAACCAAGATTCACACCCACACCATCACCCATAGTCCGGCGATCATGGATTGTTCGCGCCTGGTCAGGGTCGATTTCAGTGCTGCAGGCGAGTTGTTGAATGGTTTGTCCATACTTGTCGGTAGCGGTAACGTCATCGAGTTTCACAGCGTCAACCATCTGGTGACAGCCTTGTTCAAAGTAGTAGGCATACAGGAAATCGTTCGGGTTGTGCCACGTAAAAATTGATTTATTAGCAAAATCGACCTCCGCAGTAATTAAATAGCAATGCGATTCGCGTCGAGTCGGCCAAAATAAACGCTTGTAATCACGCCAGCCGTCCCCATTTTTTCGGAACAGCATCAATTTATCGTTTGATACTGCATCACATGCAGCATGGCCGCAGCATCCTGCGCCCTGCATGAGCGGCTCTGTCCGCATTTTCTGAGGCTTGCAAAAATGGAACAATTTCACGGCACCACCATTCTTTCAGTACGGCGCGGCAATAGCGTCGCCTTGGGCGGAGATGGTCAGGTAACACTCGGCAATGTCGTTATGAAGGGCACTGCCCGTAAAGTACGCAAGTTGTATCAAGGTAAAGTTTTGGTCGGTTTCGCTGGCGGCACTGCCGACGCGTTCACCCTGCTCGACCTGTTTGAGTCAAAACTGGAAAAGCATCAGGGCAATCTGATGCGCGCTTCAGTCGACCTGGCCAAAGAATGGCGCACCGACCGCATGCTGCGCCGGCTGGAAGCCATGCTGTTGACGGCTGACCGTGAAACCACGCTGGTAATCACCGGCAATGGCGATGTGCTGGAACCTACTGACGGTATCGGCGCGATCGGTTCCGGCGGCACCTTTGCACAATCGGCAGCCAAGGCGCTGCAAGAAAACACCGAGCTGACGCCCGCCGAGATCGTCAAGAAATCGCTGGTGATTGCCGGCGAGCTCTGCATCTATACCAATCAGTCGCACATCATCGAAACGCTGGATTAATTCCACACCCACGATTCCACACATTCTGTGATGCGCAAACATTACTTTGAGCTTATCAATGTCCGCACCCCGGACCATGCAGCCAGCTTGCGCATTCAACTATCAAACGCGGAAGAACCATGAACATGACACCCCAAGAAATTGTTTCAGAACTGGATAAACACGTAGTCGGCCAGGATCGCGCCAAGCGCGCGGTAGCGATTGCGCTGCGTAACCGCTGGCGCAGGCAGCAGATTGCTGAGCCGCTGCGACACGAAATCACTCCCAAGAATATCCTGATGATCGGCCCTACCGGTGTCGGCAAGACTGAGATCGCGCGGCGCCTGGCGAAATTGGCGGAGGCCCCTTTCATCAAGATCGAAGCGACCAAATTCACTGAAGTCGGCTACGTCGGACGCGATGTTGACACCATCATTCGCGACCTGATCGATATCGGCATCAAGCAGACCCGCGAAACCGAAATGCGCAAGGTCCGCACCCGCGCCGAAGATGCTGCCGAAGACCGCATCATCGATATCCTGGTGCCGCCGGCCCGTGATTTCGGCTTTCATCCTGAACAGAGTTCCGGCGACGGCGACAATACAGACAAAGGAAGCAATACGCGCCAGACTTTCCGCAAGCGCCTGCGTGAAGGCGCGCTCGACGACAAGGAAATTGAGATTGAATTGTCGGAAGCCGCATCGCAAATGGAAATCATGGCGCCGCCGGGCATGGAAGAAATGACCGAGCAGATCAAGTCGATGTTCTCCGGGATGGGTAGCAACCGCAAGAAAAACCGCAAGATCAAGATCAAGGATGCGATGAAAGTCCTGATCGAAGAGGAAGCCGCCAAACTGTTGAATGAAGACGAGCTGAAGCAAAAAGCCATCAGTAACGTCGAGCAAAACGGTATTGTGTTCCTTGACGAGATCGACAAGATCGCCACCCGCTCGCAAAACGGCGGCGCCGATGTTTCGCGCGCCGGCGTCCAGCGCGACCTGCTGCCGCTGGTGGAAGGCACAACTGTCAACACCAAGTATGGCATGATCAAGACCGATCACATCCTGTTCATCGCCTCCGGCGCTTTCCATCTGGCCAAACCATCCGACCTGATCCCGGAACTGCAAGGACGCTTTCCGATCCGGGTCGAACTCGATTCCTTGTCGATCAGCGATTTCGAAAGAATCATGACCGGCACCGATGCCTGCCTGACCAAGCAATATGAAGCGCTGCTGGCAACCGAAGGGGTGACGCTGGAGTTCGCCAAGGAAGGCGTGCAGCGGCTGGCCGAAATCGCTTTCTCTGTCAACGAGAAAACCGAAAACATCGGCGCCCGCCGCTTGTACACGGTGATGGAAAAGCTGCTGGAAGAAATCTCGTTCTCGGCGACTAACGCTACGGAGAAAACCATGGTGATCGATGCTGCCTATGTCGATCAACGCCTGGGGGCTCTGGTGGTCAATGAGGACCTGTCGCGTTACGTGCTTTAACAAAATACGGGGCAGAGCCGCTCTGCCCCGGAGTATTTATTTGTCCTGCACTGGCACCGCCGGCTGCTCCGGCGGCAAATCCTGGTTTGGTGCGGGTTGTGGGGCCATTGGCGCCATCTGCGGCGTCGCCAATGGTGGCGCGGTGTTTCCCAGACCCGATTTGGCGCGGACATCCTCCGGCAACATCACCCGCTTCAGCACTCCACCTTCGGACAGCAGCACGTAAGTCGCATGGACTTCTTTTACGCTGGTTCCTGGCAACAGTTCCTTGCCCTGCCGCACAGCCTGCGGCGGTTTGCCATCGGCGCTCAGGATGGCCACGCTTTCACCATCTTTTTTTGCAGCGACGACGCCCAGCAGCTGATAGTTGCTGGCGACGGTGACTGTACCGCGGCCGCCGAACAAGCCTGCAGCCAGCGTTACGTCAACCTGCGCATCCTCGGCTGGCGGCGGCGCAGCCACCGGGCGCACCGGCGGCTTGATCAATTGCATCACCCAATACGCCGTGCAGGCGCACAGCAACATGAACAGCAGCAGGCTGATGAATTCCGGCAGGCGCTTGGTATGGCGGCCCAGTTTTTTGCTTATCGGTACGTTCACATTTATTCCTAGTGGACCAACTGGTTGATTTCAATAATCGGCATCAGCACAGCCAGCACAATCAGCAACACCACAACCCCCATCGCCAGGATCAGCGCCGGTTCCAGCAAGCCGGCAATGGTCATGGCGCGCCGCTCCAGATCCTGCTCCTGGGCGCTGGCGGCGCGTTCCAGCATGGCAGGCAGTTCTCCGGTGACTTCGCCTGCACGTATCATATGGATCAGCATTGGCGGGAAATGCTTGTGCGCCGCCAACGCACGCGCCAGACCGACCCCTTCGCGCACGCTGGTGGCGGCTGTATCAACCTGCTGCCGCATGGCGACGTTGGATAAGGTATCGCGGCTTGTTTGCAGCGCTTTCAAGATCGGCACGCCGGAGCCGGTGGTGATCGCCAGCGTACTGGCGAAGCGCGCGGTATTCAGGCTGCGTTCGAACTTGCCGTACAAAGGCGCGACCAGCAACCATTTATGCCAACGCATCTTGGTGGCGGGGTTTTTGAGCGCAGTGCGCCAGGCATAGAACAGGGCAATCACCACGATCAGCACGATCCAGCCATAGTTGCGAACGAAATCGGAAGTCGCCAGCATCACCACCGTCAGCAGCGGTAGTTTCTGCTTGGTGTTGGCGAATACCGAAACGATTTGCGGCACCACATAGGTCAGCAGGAAAATCACAATCACGAACGCCACCACGGTCACGATGGCCGGGTAGGTAAACGCCAACTTTACCTTTTGCACCAGCGAATTGCGGCGTTCGATGTAATCGGCCAGCCGCGACAACACCCGCGACAGTTGTCCGATTTGCTCGCCGGAAGCCACCAGTGCCCGGTAAATCTCGGCGAAATCGCGCGGATGTCCGGCTAAAGCGCTGGACAATGAAGCGCCGCCCATGACTTCAGAACGTATCGAGGCGATCAGATCGCGCTGATAATTGCGTTCCGACTGCTCCAGCAACGCCGTCAGGGCTTGCTCAAGCGGCAGGCTGGCTTCCAGCAGACTGGCCAGCTGGCGCGTAAACAAGGCAATCTCGACCGTCGACAAATGCTCGCCAAAACCGCGTCGTTGCGTATTGCCGGCGGCATCGACCTGTTGCGCAATGATGTCTACCGTTAATGGCAGCAAACCCTGAGCGCGCAGATCCGCCCGCGCCGCCTTGGCGCTATCCGCATTCACCACGCCTTTGGTGGTGCTGCCGCTGGTATCTACCGCTTCGTAACGAAATGCTGGCACTCTGCTCCTCGCTTAACTTTTCAACTTGAATTCACAGCTTGCTTTTGGGGCTTACTCTTTAGTTACACGCAACAGCTCAGCTTGCGTCGTAACGCCTTCGTTCAGCCAACGCTCGCCATCCTGGCGCATGGTCTGCATGCCATTGCGCTGCGCCACTTGCTGGATCTCGGCTTCGGAAGCCCGATTATGAATCTGCGCAGTAATCTCATCCGTGGTCAATAACAATTCATAGACACCGACGCGACCGTGATAGCCGGTGTGGCCACACTGTTCGCAGCCGACTGCATGCCATAACTGGCCGTCATGGCGGCGGCAATGTACGCACAGCTTGCGCACCAGTCGTTGCGCCACCACGCCCAGCAAGGACGATGACAACAGGAACGGTTCGATCCCCATGTCCAGCAGACGCGTCACCGCGGCGGCAGAATCATTGGTATGCAAAGTCGCCAGCACCAGATGGCCCGTGAGTGAAGCTTGCACCGCGATCTGCGCAGTTTCCAGGTCGCGAATTTCACCAATCATGATGACGTCCGGATCCTGCCGCAAGATTGCCCGCAGGGCTTTAGCGAAGGTCATGTCGATACGCGCATTGACTTGGGTCTGGCCGACTCCCGCCAGTTCATACTCGATCGGATCCTCTACCGTCAGGATGTTGGTGCTGCTGGTATTGAGGCGAGACAGCGCCGCATACAGCGTCGTAGTTTTACCGGAGCCGGTTGGCCCGGTCACCAGCACGATACCGTGCGGCTGAGCGATCAGCCGGTCGAATTGCGGCAACATCGTCGGGCTCATCCCCAGATGTTGCAGGTCTAGCCGGCCGGCCTCCTTGTCCAGCAAACGCAGCACCGCGCGCTCGCCGTGGCCGGTAGGCAGAGTGGAAACCCGGACGTCGACCGGCTTGCCGCCGACGCGCAAGGTGATACGGCCATCCTGTGGCAAACGCTTTTCGGCGATGTCGAGTTGCGCCATGATCTTGATCCGCGAAATCAGCGAAGCATGCACGGCTTTCTTAGGCCGCACCACATCGCGCAAGCTGCCGTCGATGCGGAAGCGCACCACCGAGATCTGCTCGAACGGCTCGATGTGAATATCCGACGCGCCTTCGCGCAAGGCCTGCGTCAACAGCACGTTGATCATACGGATCACCGGTGCGTCATCGGAAGACTCCAGCAAATCCTCGATCGCCGGCATGTCCTGCATCAGCTTGGCCAGATCCATATCGGATTCGAATTCATCCACCACCTGCGCCGCATCACCGCCTGCGCCGGCATAAGCCGCGGCAATCGCCGCTTCCAACTCATCGCGTGAAAGTTTGCGGAATTTGACGCGGCCGAAACGCCGGCTGACTTCGGCAATCGCGCTCGGCTGAGTAGCTTCGGAAATCCACAGCTCCACCGGATTGTCTGCGCCGTTGGCATCTTCGGTACGCTGCGCCAGCAATGAAAAATTGCGGGCGAAAGCGTAGGGCAGAAGGCGCGTGTCCGTCATTCTGGGGTCGCTCATGGCGTTCTGTCATTCAGAAAACCAGGGGCCGGCGAGACCTGTGGTTTCGCCGGGACCAGCATCGGCATTTGCTCCTGTTCCGGGGCAGGTTG from the Collimonas arenae genome contains:
- a CDS encoding type II secretion system protein N, giving the protein MNVPISKKLGRHTKRLPEFISLLLFMLLCACTAYWVMQLIKPPVRPVAAPPPAEDAQVDVTLAAGLFGGRGTVTVASNYQLLGVVAAKKDGESVAILSADGKPPQAVRQGKELLPGTSVKEVHATYVLLSEGGVLKRVMLPEDVRAKSGLGNTAPPLATPQMAPMAPQPAPNQDLPPEQPAVPVQDK
- the gspE gene encoding type II secretion system ATPase GspE, whose amino-acid sequence is MSDPRMTDTRLLPYAFARNFSLLAQRTEDANGADNPVELWISEATQPSAIAEVSRRFGRVKFRKLSRDELEAAIAAAYAGAGGDAAQVVDEFESDMDLAKLMQDMPAIEDLLESSDDAPVIRMINVLLTQALREGASDIHIEPFEQISVVRFRIDGSLRDVVRPKKAVHASLISRIKIMAQLDIAEKRLPQDGRITLRVGGKPVDVRVSTLPTGHGERAVLRLLDKEAGRLDLQHLGMSPTMLPQFDRLIAQPHGIVLVTGPTGSGKTTTLYAALSRLNTSSTNILTVEDPIEYELAGVGQTQVNARIDMTFAKALRAILRQDPDVIMIGEIRDLETAQIAVQASLTGHLVLATLHTNDSAAAVTRLLDMGIEPFLLSSSLLGVVAQRLVRKLCVHCRRHDGQLWHAVGCEQCGHTGYHGRVGVYELLLTTDEITAQIHNRASEAEIQQVAQRNGMQTMRQDGERWLNEGVTTQAELLRVTKE
- the hslV gene encoding ATP-dependent protease subunit HslV — translated: MEQFHGTTILSVRRGNSVALGGDGQVTLGNVVMKGTARKVRKLYQGKVLVGFAGGTADAFTLLDLFESKLEKHQGNLMRASVDLAKEWRTDRMLRRLEAMLLTADRETTLVITGNGDVLEPTDGIGAIGSGGTFAQSAAKALQENTELTPAEIVKKSLVIAGELCIYTNQSHIIETLD
- the gspF gene encoding type II secretion system inner membrane protein GspF → MPAFRYEAVDTSGSTTKGVVNADSAKAARADLRAQGLLPLTVDIIAQQVDAAGNTQRRGFGEHLSTVEIALFTRQLASLLEASLPLEQALTALLEQSERNYQRDLIASIRSEVMGGASLSSALAGHPRDFAEIYRALVASGEQIGQLSRVLSRLADYIERRNSLVQKVKLAFTYPAIVTVVAFVIVIFLLTYVVPQIVSVFANTKQKLPLLTVVMLATSDFVRNYGWIVLIVVIALFYAWRTALKNPATKMRWHKWLLVAPLYGKFERSLNTARFASTLAITTGSGVPILKALQTSRDTLSNVAMRQQVDTAATSVREGVGLARALAAHKHFPPMLIHMIRAGEVTGELPAMLERAASAQEQDLERRAMTIAGLLEPALILAMGVVVLLIVLAVLMPIIEINQLVH
- the hslU gene encoding ATP-dependent protease ATPase subunit HslU, whose translation is MNMTPQEIVSELDKHVVGQDRAKRAVAIALRNRWRRQQIAEPLRHEITPKNILMIGPTGVGKTEIARRLAKLAEAPFIKIEATKFTEVGYVGRDVDTIIRDLIDIGIKQTRETEMRKVRTRAEDAAEDRIIDILVPPARDFGFHPEQSSGDGDNTDKGSNTRQTFRKRLREGALDDKEIEIELSEAASQMEIMAPPGMEEMTEQIKSMFSGMGSNRKKNRKIKIKDAMKVLIEEEAAKLLNEDELKQKAISNVEQNGIVFLDEIDKIATRSQNGGADVSRAGVQRDLLPLVEGTTVNTKYGMIKTDHILFIASGAFHLAKPSDLIPELQGRFPIRVELDSLSISDFERIMTGTDACLTKQYEALLATEGVTLEFAKEGVQRLAEIAFSVNEKTENIGARRLYTVMEKLLEEISFSATNATEKTMVIDAAYVDQRLGALVVNEDLSRYVL